The genomic window ACAGGATCGTTGTGCGCCGCATCCTGTCACGGGCATGAACGATCTTCTTCTATTGACGATAGCGCCGCTCAGTATCATGTTGAAACGGTGCAGGCCGCTGGTCCCGACGAGCCCGGCGGTCGATGGGAGACTGTGTCATACTTTGACGTCGCGGCCGATTAAATGGGCGAGGCAAGGGACACAGCGATGGCAGTTTTGAAGTAGGCCAACGCTACATTGTAAAAGCTCCGCCCTTCTATTCGTGTCTGTCGCCTTTCAGGCAAGGACGAGCGAGGAATGGCTGTTGCATTCTTATTACTTTTGATCGCAGTGGCATCGGTGCTCTTCCACTTTATGAGCCCGTGGTGGTGGACGCCGATTGCCTCGAACTGGCGATACATTGACGACACAATCATCATCACTTTCTGGATCACAGGCGTCGTCTTCGTCGCGATTGTCGCATTTATGGCTTACTGCGTGTTTCGATTCCGTCACAAGGAAGGGCAGCAGGCCGCTTATGAACCGGAAAACAAGAAGCTCGAATGGTGGCTCACAGTTGGGACAGCTATTGGCGTCGCCGCCATGCTCGCTCCGGGTCTGATCGTCTGGCACCAATTCGTCACCGTGCCTGCCAATGCGACAGAAGTTGAGGTCATGGGTCAGCAGTGGCGCTGGAGCTATCGCTTGCCTGGAAAGGATGGCCGCCTCGGAACAGTCGATGCCAGATTCATCAGCCCGGATAATCCGCTTGGATTAAATCCGGACGATCCTAATGGCCAGGACGACGTCATCCTTGAAAGTGATGATCTGCACCTTCCAGTCGGCAAGCCCGTGAAAGTGCTGCTCCGCTCCATCGACGTGGTGCACGATTTTTATGTCCCCGAGTTCCGAGCCAAGATGGATATGATACCGGGGTCCGTCACTTATTACTGGATTACGCCAACACGCGCTGGCTCATTCGAAGTTCTCTGCGCCGAGCTATGTGGCATCGCTCATGCCCAGATGCGCAGCAACGTCATTGTGCAGGAAGAGCGGGACTATCACGCGTGGTTGGAGAAACAGCAGACGTTCGCTGAGCTCACGAGCAAGCGGACCGCGATGAAGTCGATGTACGCATCGGACGGAGAGGTGCCGGCGACCCGTCCATGAACTGAGAGGCAAAAATGCCCTGTTGAACGCCGCGCGGAGGATAGGCCAGGAGAATGTTCGATGGTCGATGTCCCGTCTGGTGCAATCACCGGTTTGGTGCCGCCGGCTGAAGTCGGCGATGTCGAACTTTATCATCCCAGAAGCTGGTGGACAAAATACGTCTTCTCCCAGGATGCCAAGGTTATCGCCGTCCAGTATTCGATCACGGCGATGTCCATCGGCATGGTCGCGCTGGTGCTGTCTTGGCTGATGCGGCTGCAGCTGGGATTTCCCGGAGTGTTCTCCTTCATTGATCCAAGTCAGTATCTGCAATTCATCACCATGCACGGCATGATCATGGTGATCTATCTGCTCACCGCGCTGTTTCTTGGTGGTTTTGGAAACTACCTCATCCCACTGATGGTGGGTGCGCGGGATATGGTTTTCCCGTACGCCAACATGCTGAGTTACTGGGTCTACCTCCTCGCCGTTTTGGTGCTGCTGTCCACCTTCTTTGTCCCCGGTGGCCCTACGGGCGCGGGCTGGACGCTTTATCCGCCTCAGGCGATTCTTTCCGGAAGTCCGGGGCAGGAAGCCGGCATCATTTTGATGCTGGTGTCACTCATTCTCTTCATCATCGGATTCACCATGGGTGGCCTGAACTACGTGGTGACGGTGTTGCAAGGTCGTACGCGTGGGATGACCCTGATGCGGATGCCCCTGACGGTGTGGGGCATCTTCACTGCGACAGTGATGGCGCTTCTGGCATTCCCCGCCTTGTTCGTTGCCTCCGTGATGATGTTGTTCGATCGCCTTCTCGGCACGAGTTTCTTCATGCCATCGCTCGTCGAAATGGGCCAGCAACTGAAATACGGCGGCGGAAGCCCTATCCTGTTTCAGCACCTGTTCTGGTTCTTTGGTCATCCCGAAGTCTACATCGTCGCCCTGCCGGCTTTTGGCATCGTGTCGGACCTCATCAGCACGCACGCCCGGAAGAATATCTTCGGCTATCGCATGATGGTGTGGGCAATCGTTGGCATTGGAGCGCTCAGTTTCGTGGTCTGGGCGCATCATATGTATGTGAGCGGGATGAATCCGCGCTTTGGATTCTTCTTTGCCACGACCACGCTGATCATCGCGGTGCCGACGGCGATCAAGGTCTATAACTGGATATTGACGCTGTGGCGCGGAGATATCCACCTCACTGTGCCGATGCTGTTTGCGCTTGGGTTCATCGTGACATTCGTCAATGGCGGACTGACGGGTCTGTTCCTGGGGAATGTGGTGGTCGACGTTCCGTTGTCGGACACGATGTTTGTTGTGGCCCATTTCCATATGGTGATGGGCGTTGCGCCGATCATGGTGGTGTTCGGCGCGATTTATCACTGGTATCCGAAGGTCACGGGGCGCATGCTGAACGATGCGCTTGGGCGTTTTCACTTCTGGGTCACGTTCCTTGGCGCCTATGCAGTCTTTTTCCCCATGCACTACCTCGGGCTTCTGGGGATGCCGCGGCGCTATCATGATATCGGAAACACGGCCTTCATCCCGGCTTCAGCGCACGATCTGAATGCTTTCATGAGCATTGCCGCGCTCGTCGTCGGCGCAGCTCAGATCGTCTTTGTGTTCAATCTTATCTGGAGCCTGACCAGGGGAAGAGAGGCGGGCGGTAATCCCTGGAACGCGACCACGTTGGAATGGCAGACACCCGAAACGCCGCCGCCGCATGGCAACTGGGGCAAGGAGCTTCCTGTCGTCTATCGCTGGGCCTACGACTATAGCGTTCCCGGCGCGACGCGGGACTTCATTCCGCAGAATCAACCGCCATTGGCATCGGCTGCAGTAGGGCATTCGCCATGAGTGCAATCGTCCTGTTCATGGCCGGTGTGGCGCTCATCGCCGGATGGTGGCTCTCGCAGCAGCGTCTCGCGTCGAAGCCGTGGCTGGAAGAGGGCGTGATCGGCGATTTTGGTCGGCCTGCACGGTGGCCTGCCGCCAAGGTTGGACTCGGAGTGTTCCTTGCGGTCGTCGGTTCACTTTTTGCGCTGCTGATCAGTGCCTATGGCATGCGCATGGACCTGATCGACTGGAGAGCGCTTCCCGTTCCCAGGTTGCTATGGTTCAACACTGGCGTACTGGTCTTGAGCAGCATCGCGCTGCACTGGTCGCTGGTGGCAGCGCGACGGGGATTTGACGACAGTACGTTCCTTGGTCTGATCGCTGCGGAAATAACGGCGATTGTCTTCCTGACCGGCCAGATCCTTGTGTGTTGGCAGTTGGTCAACGCCGGCTATTTTGCCGCGAGCAATCCAGCGAACGCTTTTTTTTACCTGATCACGGCCATCCACGGGCTGCACGTTCTCGGCGGTCTGCTGGTCTTGAGCAGAGCGCTGGCCAGGGCCTGGCGCAGTGGAGCAACATCGCAGTTGCGCCTGAGCATCGAATTGTGCGCGATCTATTGGCACTTCCTGCTCTTGGTTTGGTTGATACTGCTCGGTCTGCTCACCGGGTGGACGAGCGCTTTTCTCACAATTTGCCGTCAACTGCTGAACTAGGAGGTGGAGCCGATGGCTGACAGCGTGTTTGCTGGTAAAGGATCGGCATTAAAGCCTGGCTGGCAAGGTATTGTCGCGGATTGGTCCTCCGATCAGCGCGCATTCAAGAATGTGTCCTGGGGGAAGGCTATGATGTGGATCTTCCTTCTGAGCGACACCTTTATATTTGGCTGTTTCCTGCTCTCCTATATGACCGCCCGGAGTTCAACGACGGTGCCTTGGCCGAACCCGAGCGAAGTCTTCGCGCTGAACATTGCTGGTCACCATATCCCGCTCATTCTGATCGCGATTATGACCTTCGTTCTGATCAGTAGCAGCGGCACAATGGCGATGGCGGTCAACTTCGGTTACCGCCGGGACCGCGTGAAGACGGCGATCCTGATGTTGGTAACGGCAGCGTTCGGCGCAACGTTCGTCGGCATGCAGGGGTTCGAGTGGACAAAGCTGATCATGGAAGGCGTGCGTCCCTGGGGTAATCCATGGGGAGCGGAGCAGTTCGGTGCGAGTTTTTTCATGATCACGGGATTCCATGGAACGCACGTGACCATCGGCGTCATCTTCCTGATCATCATTGCGCGAAAGGTCTTGCGTGGTGATTTCGATCACGAGCGTAGAGGCTTTTTTACCAGCAGAAAGGGAAACTACGAGATCGTGGAAATCACCGGCCTGTATTGGCATTTCGTCGATCTCGTATGGGTGTTTATCTTCGCCTTTTTCTATCTGTGGTGAGGTGAAACATGACTGAAGTCGCATTGCCGTCAGTACAGGTCCCCGCAAAGTCACACGCGGAGGGACAGCAGCATCCGATCAAACTTTACCTCGTGGTTTGGGGATGGCTCTTCGTCCTCAGCACAGGGTCCTACCTCGTCGATTATTTTCAGGTGCAGGGACATCTCAGGTGGTTTCTCATTCTACTCTTTATGATTTTGAAGGCGGGGTTGATCGTCGCTGTCTTCATGCATATGGCCTGGGAGCGGCTCGCGCTGGCCTATGCGATCCTGGTCCCACCCATCTTCGTGGTGGTGTTTGCGGTCCTGATGGTCTTTGAATCCGATTATACGCTGCTCTCGCGCATGATGTTTTTCGGAGGAGGACAGTAGGCGCAATGTCTTGATGCCGAATGGAGGGGTGTCATGACCACATACGTGATGCTTGCGAACTGGACTGATCAGGGGATGCGTAGCGTGAAAGACTCGGCAAAGCGCCTCGACAAGGCAAAGAAGGCGCTCAAGGACATGGACGGAGAGTTCAAATTGTTCTTCATGACCATGGGCGACTTCGACATTGTCGCAATCTACGAGGCGCCGGATGATGCTGTTGCAGCGCGGTTCAACCTGCAGCTTGGCATGCTTGGAAACATTCGGACGCGCACCCTGAAAGCTTTTCCGGAAGCTGCCTATCGGGAGATCATTACTTCGTTGGACTAGTGCCGCAGATTTTGTTCTTCGGAGTGAAGCCGCAAGCTCGACGAAGAACTTCAATCCAAAAGCGGCACTCAAATCATAGGCTTGCTAGCGTCCCTTTGATTCCAAAGTAGCAAGCTGCAACCCCGTGCGAACTTCGGAATCGGGACGCTAGTTTTAGCAGCAGACCCTTGAAGAGCTGCAGATTCTCTTATTTGATTGAAATAAATGGGGAGAGCTCGCTGATCGGTATCCGGGCCTCTCAAGTGTTGGAATGTGCATGTTTTTTAGGGCAAGTATATTTTCAGCGGTCTTGTGCTTTCTGGCATTGCTGCCCGCCATTGGAGAGGCCGTAGAGGTTGATACCGAGCACATGTTTGGATTTATGATCGGATCCGATGTCGGCGACGTTGGCGAACGTGAAGTTCAGAGCAAAACCACGGCGAGACTCTCCAAGAGCGGCGGGACATATCGAGCGATT from Nitrobacteraceae bacterium AZCC 1564 includes these protein-coding regions:
- a CDS encoding cytochrome c oxidase subunit 2 (product_source=KO:K02275; cath_funfam=1.10.287.90,2.60.40.420; cog=COG1622; ko=KO:K02275; pfam=PF00116; superfamily=49503,81464; tigrfam=TIGR02866; transmembrane_helix_parts=Inside_1_2,TMhelix_3_25,Outside_26_39,TMhelix_40_62,Inside_63_82,TMhelix_83_105,Outside_106_283); translated protein: MAVAFLLLLIAVASVLFHFMSPWWWTPIASNWRYIDDTIIITFWITGVVFVAIVAFMAYCVFRFRHKEGQQAAYEPENKKLEWWLTVGTAIGVAAMLAPGLIVWHQFVTVPANATEVEVMGQQWRWSYRLPGKDGRLGTVDARFISPDNPLGLNPDDPNGQDDVILESDDLHLPVGKPVKVLLRSIDVVHDFYVPEFRAKMDMIPGSVTYYWITPTRAGSFEVLCAELCGIAHAQMRSNVIVQEERDYHAWLEKQQTFAELTSKRTAMKSMYASDGEVPATRP
- a CDS encoding cytochrome c oxidase subunit 1 (product_source=KO:K02274; cath_funfam=1.20.210.10; cog=COG0843; ko=KO:K02274; pfam=PF00115; superfamily=81442; tigrfam=TIGR02891; transmembrane_helix_parts=Inside_1_41,TMhelix_42_64,Outside_65_83,TMhelix_84_106,Inside_107_126,TMhelix_127_149,Outside_150_173,TMhelix_174_196,Inside_197_215,TMhelix_216_238,Outside_239_272,TMhelix_273_295,Inside_296_306,TMhelix_307_329,Outside_330_343,TMhelix_344_366,Inside_367_378,TMhelix_379_401,Outside_402_410,TMhelix_411_433,Inside_434_453,TMhelix_454_476,Outside_477_497,TMhelix_498_520,Inside_521_592); translated protein: MVDVPSGAITGLVPPAEVGDVELYHPRSWWTKYVFSQDAKVIAVQYSITAMSIGMVALVLSWLMRLQLGFPGVFSFIDPSQYLQFITMHGMIMVIYLLTALFLGGFGNYLIPLMVGARDMVFPYANMLSYWVYLLAVLVLLSTFFVPGGPTGAGWTLYPPQAILSGSPGQEAGIILMLVSLILFIIGFTMGGLNYVVTVLQGRTRGMTLMRMPLTVWGIFTATVMALLAFPALFVASVMMLFDRLLGTSFFMPSLVEMGQQLKYGGGSPILFQHLFWFFGHPEVYIVALPAFGIVSDLISTHARKNIFGYRMMVWAIVGIGALSFVVWAHHMYVSGMNPRFGFFFATTTLIIAVPTAIKVYNWILTLWRGDIHLTVPMLFALGFIVTFVNGGLTGLFLGNVVVDVPLSDTMFVVAHFHMVMGVAPIMVVFGAIYHWYPKVTGRMLNDALGRFHFWVTFLGAYAVFFPMHYLGLLGMPRRYHDIGNTAFIPASAHDLNAFMSIAALVVGAAQIVFVFNLIWSLTRGREAGGNPWNATTLEWQTPETPPPHGNWGKELPVVYRWAYDYSVPGATRDFIPQNQPPLASAAVGHSP
- a CDS encoding cytochrome c oxidase subunit 3 (product_source=KO:K02276; cath_funfam=1.20.120.80; cog=COG1845; ko=KO:K02276; pfam=PF00510; superfamily=81452; transmembrane_helix_parts=Outside_1_3,TMhelix_4_21,Inside_22_48,TMhelix_49_71,Outside_72_85,TMhelix_86_108,Inside_109_114,TMhelix_115_137,Outside_138_156,TMhelix_157_179,Inside_180_199,TMhelix_200_222,Outside_223_232) yields the protein MSAIVLFMAGVALIAGWWLSQQRLASKPWLEEGVIGDFGRPARWPAAKVGLGVFLAVVGSLFALLISAYGMRMDLIDWRALPVPRLLWFNTGVLVLSSIALHWSLVAARRGFDDSTFLGLIAAEITAIVFLTGQILVCWQLVNAGYFAASNPANAFFYLITAIHGLHVLGGLLVLSRALARAWRSGATSQLRLSIELCAIYWHFLLLVWLILLGLLTGWTSAFLTICRQLLN
- a CDS encoding cytochrome c oxidase subunit 3 (product_source=KO:K02276; cath_funfam=1.20.120.80; cog=COG1845; ko=KO:K02276; pfam=PF00510; superfamily=81452; transmembrane_helix_parts=Inside_1_39,TMhelix_40_62,Outside_63_76,TMhelix_77_99,Inside_100_119,TMhelix_120_142,Outside_143_165,TMhelix_166_188,Inside_189_217,TMhelix_218_237,Outside_238_238), which translates into the protein MADSVFAGKGSALKPGWQGIVADWSSDQRAFKNVSWGKAMMWIFLLSDTFIFGCFLLSYMTARSSTTVPWPNPSEVFALNIAGHHIPLILIAIMTFVLISSSGTMAMAVNFGYRRDRVKTAILMLVTAAFGATFVGMQGFEWTKLIMEGVRPWGNPWGAEQFGASFFMITGFHGTHVTIGVIFLIIIARKVLRGDFDHERRGFFTSRKGNYEIVEITGLYWHFVDLVWVFIFAFFYLW
- a CDS encoding cytochrome c oxidase subunit 4 (product_source=KO:K02277; cog=COG5605; ko=KO:K02277; pfam=PF03626; superfamily=103473; transmembrane_helix_parts=Inside_1_25,TMhelix_26_48,Outside_49_51,TMhelix_52_74,Inside_75_80,TMhelix_81_103,Outside_104_120) codes for the protein MTEVALPSVQVPAKSHAEGQQHPIKLYLVVWGWLFVLSTGSYLVDYFQVQGHLRWFLILLFMILKAGLIVAVFMHMAWERLALAYAILVPPIFVVVFAVLMVFESDYTLLSRMMFFGGGQ
- a CDS encoding uncharacterized protein with GYD domain (product_source=COG4274; cog=COG4274; pfam=PF08734); amino-acid sequence: MTTYVMLANWTDQGMRSVKDSAKRLDKAKKALKDMDGEFKLFFMTMGDFDIVAIYEAPDDAVAARFNLQLGMLGNIRTRTLKAFPEAAYREIITSLD